In Brachypodium distachyon strain Bd21 chromosome 2, Brachypodium_distachyon_v3.0, whole genome shotgun sequence, one genomic interval encodes:
- the LOC100823048 gene encoding uncharacterized protein LOC100823048, whose protein sequence is MSCRRGEDLAAAARHRQEDHDDELFEAASSSGEESADEEDRFPDQESTARRPPAPPQPLRRMNSDSVYDMSGMTAQLPAKKGLSMYYQGKSQSFACMTEVRSLEDLQKKEKKKTPRARGEQSSNKMKPCKSYAALGAMAGSNKAAGSCANLSQLMDGNGFMAAPRIPVNENCCYRQ, encoded by the exons ATGAGCTGCAGGCGCGGCGAGGAtctggccgcggcggcgcgccacCGGCAGGAGGACCACGACGACGAGCTGTTCGaggcggcctcgtcgtccgGCGAGGAGTCCGCCGACGAGGAAGACCGGTTCCCCGACCAGGAGAGTACtgcccggcggccgccagccccgccgcagccgctgcGGCGGATGAACTCCGACAGCGTCTACGACATGTCCGGCATGACGGCCCAGCTCCCCGCCAA GAAGGGGCTGTCGATGTACTACCAGGGCAAGTCGCAGTCGTTCGCGTGCATGACCGAGGTGAGGAGCCTGGAGGACCtgcagaagaaggagaagaagaagacgccgcGCGCTCGCGGGGAGCAGAGTAGTAATAAGATGAAGCCCTGCAAGAGCTACGCCGCGCTGGGGGCCATGGCCGGCAGCAACAAGGCGGCGGGTTCTTGCGCTAACCTGAGCCAGCTGATGGACGGCAACGGCTTCATGGCTGCTCCCCGGATCCCTGTCAACGAGAACTGCTGCTACCGTCAGTAG